A window of Eubacteriaceae bacterium ES3 contains these coding sequences:
- a CDS encoding TIGR03960 family B12-binding radical SAM protein, with the protein MDTKKIINREILPKVVKPITYQGNEINAVHKEDTTDITRFAFCFPDLYEVGMSHLGLKIIYGLLNERNDIWCERVFSPGTDMELLLRENNLSLFSLESQTPLKRFDFLGFTLQYEMSYSNILNILELGNIPLLAVERTIEDPFVIAGGPCAYNPEPLADFIDMFVLGEGEEIILELMDLYHSWKVSGTSRKEFLKSAAQLSGIYVPAFYQVTYDAENGQIEDFFPIEAGVPTTVKKRFVEDLDNVYYPEKMLVSYTETVHDRITMEIFRGCGRGCRFCQAGMIYRPTREKSPDKIRESINKLIINTGYDEVSLSSLSSGDYSEIENLIHDLVTDYENQKIGISLPSLRIDSLSVSMLEEIQKVRKTGITLAPEAGTQRMRDVINKGVTEENLIETVETAFSKGWGHIKLYFMIGLPGETLEDIEGIADLGQKVVECYYGIEKEKRNKSLKLVLSTSCFVPKPFTPFQWFGQNPQEEFVNKQKHLKNSIKDRKISYNWHDSKVSFLEAVFARGDRRLGKVLKLAHEKGCRFDGWHEHFDFEKWTESFEEAGVDPNFYALRQRTFDEKLPWDFIDTGVTKTFLVEEYQRSIKALKTQYCREKCSDCGILSFKKGWKCNA; encoded by the coding sequence ATGGATACAAAAAAAATTATTAATAGAGAAATATTACCAAAGGTGGTAAAACCCATTACATATCAGGGTAATGAAATTAATGCAGTACATAAAGAAGATACAACAGATATTACACGTTTTGCTTTCTGTTTTCCTGATCTTTATGAAGTGGGAATGTCTCACTTAGGCCTTAAAATAATTTATGGGCTTCTGAATGAAAGAAATGATATCTGGTGTGAGCGCGTTTTTTCGCCAGGAACAGATATGGAGTTACTGTTACGTGAAAATAATCTCTCTCTGTTTAGTCTTGAATCGCAAACGCCTTTAAAAAGATTTGATTTTCTGGGCTTTACGCTGCAATACGAAATGAGTTATTCAAATATTTTAAACATTCTTGAGCTGGGAAATATTCCGCTTTTAGCTGTCGAACGTACTATCGAAGATCCTTTTGTGATTGCTGGGGGGCCCTGTGCATATAATCCCGAACCTTTGGCAGATTTCATTGATATGTTTGTATTGGGTGAAGGGGAAGAAATCATTCTTGAGTTAATGGATTTATATCATTCATGGAAAGTATCAGGAACAAGTCGGAAAGAATTTTTGAAATCTGCGGCACAATTGTCCGGTATCTACGTGCCGGCTTTCTATCAGGTGACTTATGATGCAGAAAATGGTCAAATTGAAGATTTTTTTCCGATTGAAGCTGGTGTGCCTACGACTGTTAAAAAGCGTTTTGTAGAGGATCTGGATAATGTATATTATCCGGAAAAAATGCTTGTTTCTTATACAGAAACCGTTCATGATCGGATTACTATGGAAATATTTCGCGGATGTGGCAGAGGTTGCCGTTTTTGTCAGGCTGGGATGATTTATCGTCCAACCAGAGAAAAATCTCCGGATAAGATCAGGGAATCGATAAACAAGCTGATTATTAATACAGGCTATGATGAGGTATCTCTATCCTCACTAAGTTCTGGCGACTACAGCGAGATTGAAAATCTAATCCATGATCTTGTAACAGATTATGAGAATCAGAAGATTGGAATCTCGCTTCCCTCGCTACGTATTGATTCTCTGAGTGTTTCAATGCTTGAAGAAATTCAAAAGGTCAGAAAAACCGGTATTACCTTGGCTCCTGAGGCGGGAACTCAAAGAATGCGTGATGTTATCAATAAAGGAGTAACTGAAGAAAATCTGATTGAGACAGTTGAGACTGCATTTTCTAAAGGATGGGGTCACATTAAACTGTATTTTATGATTGGCTTACCAGGAGAAACATTAGAAGATATTGAGGGGATTGCCGATTTAGGGCAAAAGGTTGTGGAATGTTACTATGGAATAGAAAAAGAGAAGCGGAATAAATCGCTTAAACTTGTTCTCAGTACATCTTGTTTTGTTCCTAAACCATTTACCCCATTTCAATGGTTTGGACAAAATCCGCAGGAAGAGTTTGTAAATAAACAGAAGCATCTCAAAAATTCTATAAAAGATCGTAAAATATCATATAATTGGCATGACAGTAAAGTTAGTTTTTTAGAAGCAGTATTTGCTAGAGGTGACCGAAGACTTGGGAAAGTATTGAAACTTGCGCATGAAAAAGGTTGTCGATTTGATGGCTGGCATGAACACTTTGATTTTGAAAAGTGGACGGAATCCTTTGAAGAAGCTGGTGTAGATCCAAACTTTTATGCACTTCGTCAGAGAACATTTGACGAAAAGCTGCCATGGGATTTTATTGATACCGGTGTGACAAAAACATTTTTAGTTGAAGAGTATCAGCGTTCAATAAAGGCTCTGAAAACCCAATATTGTCGAGAAAAGTGTTCAGATTGTGGGATTCTTTCATTCAAGAAAGGATGGAAATGCAATGCTTAG
- a CDS encoding monovalent cation/H+ antiporter complex subunit F has protein sequence MNFLEITLAGIAVYTIFSIIRVLAGPTIWDRLLCLNVISAKIIMAIVLFSVLTNQEFLLDIALVYAFLGFLGTVLISRFIEKRGHL, from the coding sequence ATGAATTTTCTTGAAATTACTCTTGCCGGTATTGCAGTATACACTATATTCAGCATTATCAGAGTTTTGGCCGGTCCCACTATTTGGGATCGCTTATTATGTCTAAATGTAATTTCAGCCAAAATTATTATGGCTATCGTTCTCTTTTCCGTTCTGACCAATCAAGAATTTCTGCTTGATATAGCCCTTGTTTACGCATTCTTAGGTTTTCTTGGAACAGTTCTGATTTCACGTTTTATTGAAAAAAGAGGTCATTTATGA
- the srtB gene encoding class B sortase has translation MNTRKSKALFFIGLIVFFSFIALLIYNFYPISIQKQQNASLIAIATQNQNSKSDERIDFESLKAQNPDTTGWIKIGGTPINYPVMQSTDNDFYLHHNFYKEDSIPASIFLDYLCDGINTRNYVLYGHYMSDESMFGSLWNYQNPEYLADHPVIEFDMPGQKKDWEIFSVYTIPANYDYRQPEFVDDNDFFQYVSRLKNNSTYMIDVEPKPTDTILTLSTCIYTFDDARLVVQARMIN, from the coding sequence TTGAACACTCGCAAAAGCAAAGCCCTGTTCTTTATCGGTTTGATCGTTTTTTTTTCTTTCATAGCACTATTAATATACAATTTCTATCCCATCTCAATACAGAAACAGCAAAATGCTAGCCTGATCGCAATAGCAACGCAAAATCAAAACTCTAAAAGTGATGAGCGAATCGACTTTGAATCACTAAAAGCACAAAATCCTGATACTACTGGCTGGATAAAAATTGGAGGAACTCCCATTAACTACCCGGTCATGCAGTCTACAGATAATGATTTCTATTTACATCACAATTTTTATAAAGAAGATAGTATTCCCGCTTCAATTTTTCTAGATTATCTGTGTGATGGGATAAATACCAGAAATTATGTTCTATATGGCCATTATATGTCAGATGAATCGATGTTTGGTTCACTCTGGAATTATCAGAATCCAGAGTATCTTGCGGACCATCCTGTCATCGAATTCGATATGCCTGGACAAAAGAAAGACTGGGAAATATTTTCCGTCTACACTATTCCCGCTAATTATGACTATCGGCAACCAGAGTTTGTTGATGATAACGACTTTTTTCAATATGTCAGTCGGCTAAAAAACAACTCCACATATATGATCGATGTTGAACCAAAACCAACTGATACCATTTTAACGCTATCAACCTGCATTTATACTTTTGACGATGCCCGTTTAGTTGTTCAGGCAAGAATGATAAATTAA
- a CDS encoding protein kinase — translation MEKWKKAISMRHLCQLMKLNGNGVTGILAYYGYENLSIIGTGRFGKCYKVRNNNHDYCLKIYKQNEVKRRKQKVLHEGRLLKQLNHAGIPRFVEMFERDGILGLVMEKKSGICLSDIEEKGLNLSSKQVNCITETLIDLLTYLECENVRHRDIQLANLIWDAERLFLIDFGSARKIKGHSIYFETDFWALGDVIIRLLSCCDVFFSPKNDAFYNLNIPESSIQFIKRLLYIEKPFQSFKEIKICYRNTWNR, via the coding sequence ATGGAAAAGTGGAAAAAAGCTATCTCAATGCGACACCTTTGCCAGTTGATGAAATTGAATGGTAATGGCGTAACGGGTATTTTAGCTTATTATGGCTATGAAAACCTCTCAATTATCGGAACTGGACGTTTTGGAAAATGTTATAAAGTGAGAAATAATAATCATGATTATTGTTTAAAAATCTATAAGCAAAACGAAGTTAAAAGGCGAAAACAAAAAGTGCTGCATGAAGGTAGATTGCTAAAACAATTAAATCACGCAGGGATTCCCAGATTTGTAGAGATGTTTGAACGGGATGGGATTCTGGGTCTGGTCATGGAGAAAAAGTCAGGAATTTGTTTAAGTGATATTGAAGAAAAGGGACTTAATTTATCATCTAAGCAGGTTAACTGTATAACAGAAACTTTAATTGACCTGCTTACATATCTTGAGTGTGAAAATGTTCGTCATCGCGATATTCAGCTAGCAAATTTGATATGGGATGCAGAAAGACTTTTTTTAATTGATTTTGGGAGTGCCCGAAAAATTAAAGGCCATTCCATCTACTTTGAAACTGATTTTTGGGCTTTAGGAGATGTTATTATTCGTTTATTAAGTTGTTGTGATGTTTTTTTTAGCCCGAAAAACGATGCATTTTACAATCTAAATATACCAGAATCTTCGATTCAGTTTATAAAGAGACTTTTATATATTGAGAAGCCATTCCAATCATTTAAAGAAATTAAAATCTGCTACCGGAATACTTGGAACCGGTAG
- a CDS encoding DUF445 family protein, translating to MITKLIAGPLIGGIIGFITNGIAIRMLFRPLEAVYLFGFQVPFTPGLIPKEKPNIARSLGQVVAKHLLNEETLKRGLTSEELDEKILTSVDHFLNAHQNSDKTIKDLILSFVGTERGLAILEKTEVKIVAVTYQKMQRMELGPMISELAMESISQDLNNSMFSMFISDSLIDSVQKKMSSIIDSLVNERGEEVIQTIVEKETDEWLNLKINDLITHHQDKIPEYKQTLLDTYHQIIEKHSRSLVQALNLGKLVEEQIIAFDVLSFEKLLLEIMNKELKAIILLGGLLGAVMGLVMSFL from the coding sequence ATGATTACAAAATTAATTGCCGGACCACTGATTGGCGGAATAATCGGATTTATCACCAACGGTATTGCAATACGAATGCTTTTTCGGCCGCTTGAAGCCGTATATCTTTTTGGCTTTCAAGTCCCTTTTACACCTGGTTTAATCCCTAAAGAAAAACCGAATATTGCCAGATCATTGGGACAAGTTGTCGCCAAACATCTATTGAATGAAGAGACACTCAAAAGAGGGCTTACTTCGGAAGAATTAGACGAAAAAATTTTAACTTCTGTTGATCATTTTTTAAATGCACATCAGAACTCTGATAAAACTATTAAAGATCTAATCCTTTCATTTGTAGGCACTGAACGGGGCCTGGCAATCCTGGAAAAAACAGAAGTGAAAATTGTTGCTGTCACCTATCAAAAAATGCAAAGGATGGAATTAGGTCCGATGATTTCTGAACTGGCGATGGAATCTATTTCTCAAGATCTTAACAATTCTATGTTCTCAATGTTTATTTCAGATAGTTTAATTGATTCTGTTCAGAAAAAAATGTCGTCAATCATTGATTCACTTGTTAATGAACGTGGCGAAGAAGTCATTCAAACGATCGTTGAAAAAGAAACTGACGAATGGCTGAACTTAAAAATTAACGATTTAATTACGCATCATCAGGATAAGATACCCGAATACAAACAAACATTATTGGATACTTATCACCAAATTATCGAAAAACACAGTCGTTCTCTGGTTCAGGCGCTAAATCTCGGAAAACTGGTTGAAGAACAAATTATTGCATTTGATGTTTTAAGCTTTGAAAAATTACTGTTGGAAATTATGAACAAAGAATTAAAGGCCATTATTTTACTGGGAGGATTACTAGGTGCTGTTATGGGTCTTGTAATGAGCTTTCTGTAA
- a CDS encoding Na+/H+ antiporter subunit E translates to MLKVNYFGDILLFTIIWILLNGKFNFLLLVSGIIISILALYFTNKVLLGKSYSEYYHLPLIPIFQYLIYLIFQIFKSGFTSIPKVLKGNCRVKIVDYHTSLDSNLAISLLANAITLTPGTVTIDKNGNCLSILCFADENIIDNPGSESTFSRYEKILGDI, encoded by the coding sequence ATGTTAAAAGTTAACTACTTCGGAGATATTTTACTTTTTACAATCATCTGGATTCTATTAAATGGGAAATTTAATTTTTTACTCTTGGTGTCAGGTATTATTATTTCAATTTTAGCACTCTATTTTACTAATAAAGTGCTTCTTGGCAAATCCTATTCCGAATATTATCATTTACCTTTAATACCTATTTTTCAATATCTTATATATCTGATATTTCAGATTTTCAAATCTGGATTTACCTCTATTCCAAAGGTCCTTAAAGGAAATTGCCGGGTTAAAATAGTAGACTACCATACTTCACTTGATAGCAACTTGGCAATCTCACTACTTGCAAATGCTATTACGCTAACCCCTGGCACTGTTACTATTGATAAAAACGGAAATTGTTTAAGTATCCTTTGTTTCGCTGATGAAAACATCATCGATAATCCAGGGTCAGAAAGTACTTTTTCCAGATATGAAAAAATTCTCGGGGACATATAA
- a CDS encoding transposase translates to MLPQKQLSFAEIYADCTHFFEQDKHHFLSLLEEKLDLHALVPHSFYSHYYACNGRHRDFELCSILWAFILQRIFSIPTDTLLITFLKFSSELRDFCGFSRVPHASQLTRFKQDYLPDLQSFFHQLVDVTEPICQKIDAHKAMMTIFDTSGIEAYVTENNPKFANKIIKQLKAFKKTHQLNDSYDPYKAAYGAMPTHAKANSSIKQLYINGHFCYVYKFGMITNGLGIVRDISFYDANFLVDHPDIAVEKKSDSPDEDKSLHDTKALIPVLSDFFKKHPLIVPKLFIGDAAFDSSVIYHSLLTDLKFEKAFIPLNSRGSLSYSDCPVNEHGIPCCPDNPSLPMKPEGKTRRKNGLVRFKFTCPKTRWVRQQSGKSKRQCFCEKPCTPSSCGRMFYVYPEKNLRAYPGTLRGTDEWQQIYKIRGVVEQSLNHFKDSFCVAGRKTRNARTLRADLLLAGITQLITVILADNIHQLQYIRSLKKLIA, encoded by the coding sequence ATTTTACCACAAAAACAGCTTTCGTTTGCTGAAATTTATGCTGATTGCACTCATTTTTTTGAACAGGACAAACATCACTTTCTTTCACTGCTGGAAGAAAAACTTGACCTTCATGCTCTGGTTCCACATTCTTTTTACAGTCATTACTATGCTTGTAATGGGCGACACCGTGATTTTGAGCTTTGTTCCATTCTTTGGGCATTCATTCTGCAGCGAATTTTTTCCATTCCCACTGACACCCTGCTGATCACTTTTCTCAAGTTTTCCAGCGAATTAAGGGATTTCTGCGGTTTCAGCAGAGTTCCCCACGCATCCCAGCTGACTCGCTTCAAGCAAGATTATCTTCCGGACTTACAATCGTTTTTTCATCAACTTGTTGATGTAACTGAACCAATCTGCCAAAAGATCGATGCTCATAAGGCCATGATGACCATCTTTGATACTTCGGGAATTGAAGCCTATGTTACTGAAAATAATCCCAAATTTGCCAATAAAATCATCAAACAGCTCAAAGCTTTCAAGAAAACCCATCAGCTGAATGATTCCTATGATCCCTACAAGGCCGCCTATGGCGCCATGCCCACCCACGCTAAAGCCAATTCTTCTATTAAACAGCTTTATATCAACGGTCATTTCTGTTATGTCTATAAATTCGGCATGATCACCAACGGCCTTGGCATTGTCCGGGATATCTCTTTTTATGATGCCAACTTTCTGGTTGATCATCCTGATATTGCTGTTGAGAAAAAGTCTGATTCTCCCGACGAGGACAAGTCGCTCCATGATACCAAAGCACTTATTCCTGTTCTTTCCGACTTTTTTAAAAAGCATCCGCTGATTGTTCCCAAACTTTTTATTGGTGATGCCGCTTTTGACAGCTCAGTCATTTATCACTCGCTGCTGACTGATTTAAAGTTTGAAAAAGCCTTCATTCCCCTCAATTCGCGGGGCTCCCTTTCTTATTCCGATTGCCCGGTTAATGAGCATGGTATCCCCTGTTGTCCGGACAACCCTTCACTTCCCATGAAACCGGAAGGTAAAACCAGGCGTAAAAATGGTCTCGTCCGCTTTAAATTTACCTGTCCCAAAACCCGATGGGTCAGGCAGCAATCCGGTAAATCCAAACGTCAGTGTTTCTGCGAAAAACCCTGCACACCTTCTTCCTGTGGCCGGATGTTCTATGTTTACCCTGAAAAAAACCTTAGAGCTTACCCAGGTACGCTTCGGGGTACTGACGAGTGGCAGCAAATCTATAAAATTCGCGGTGTTGTTGAACAGTCACTCAATCATTTCAAAGATTCTTTCTGTGTTGCCGGTCGCAAAACAAGAAATGCTCGGACGCTTCGCGCGGATCTGCTCCTGGCTGGCATTACCCAGCTGATTACTGTCATTCTTGCTGACAACATTCATCAGCTTCAATACATCCGCAGTCTTAAAAAACTGATTGCCTAA
- a CDS encoding TIGR03936 family radical SAM-associated protein, with amino-acid sequence MLRIEYQFKRDERLRFLSHLDQQRLFARAFRRAGIEVAYSNGFNPHPKMSFALAMSVGLTSDCEYGEVVSKSNIEIKDFVRLLNDSLPSGLEVVSAWICDEKQKSLSALLRKSSYGVEVKLAGDIERKELEDMVKHLLNRDSIEIEKRNKRGKKVIQNIRPFIENITIEEVTDKLVKIGIDVLYDDQKTVKPELILTSFNENESPVFLIDPTILIHRKDLILENDCF; translated from the coding sequence ATGCTTAGAATTGAATATCAGTTTAAAAGAGATGAGCGACTGCGTTTTCTATCACATTTGGATCAGCAACGGTTGTTTGCCCGGGCATTTCGTCGAGCGGGTATTGAAGTTGCATATTCGAATGGTTTTAATCCCCATCCGAAAATGTCTTTTGCACTAGCGATGTCTGTAGGTTTAACCAGTGACTGTGAATATGGTGAAGTTGTGTCTAAATCGAATATAGAAATTAAAGATTTTGTAAGGCTTTTAAACGATAGTCTTCCCTCAGGGTTAGAAGTAGTTAGTGCCTGGATTTGCGATGAAAAACAAAAGTCACTATCAGCATTACTTAGAAAAAGCAGTTATGGCGTTGAGGTTAAGCTGGCTGGAGATATAGAGAGAAAAGAGCTGGAAGATATGGTTAAACACCTTCTCAACCGTGATTCTATTGAAATTGAAAAACGCAATAAGCGGGGTAAAAAAGTTATTCAAAATATCAGACCTTTTATTGAAAATATCACTATTGAAGAGGTGACAGATAAACTCGTTAAAATTGGTATTGATGTTCTATATGATGATCAGAAAACAGTAAAGCCGGAATTGATATTAACAAGTTTTAACGAAAATGAAAGTCCTGTTTTTTTGATTGATCCAACTATTTTGATTCATCGAAAAGATTTAATTTTAGAAAATGATTGCTTTTAA
- a CDS encoding sodium:alanine symporter family protein, giving the protein MNFSELISTVNNFVWGPVMLALLMGTGIFLTIRLKFLPWRNLGFAIKSVFKKDKSPKSKGDITPFQSLMTALAATIGTGNIVGVATAMVLGGPGALVWMWISALFGLSTKYAESVLAVKYRHVNEDGEMSGGPMYAMKYGFKNKALGSVLAYSFAFFAVMASFGIGNMTQANSIAGAVNNTFGVAPWIVGAIITVLALIVLMGGIKSIGRVCGVIVPFMAVFYFAAGILVIILNIENLPSGVAQIFSMAFSFQAVSGGIGGTIIASMLSAMRWGVARGVFSNEAGLGSAPIAAAAAKTDHPSRQGYINMTGTFFDTLVVCTVTGLAIASSGVLGSLDAAGEVVMGADLTIQAFQSALGPVGGWLVTFGIMLFAFSTILGWEYYGEKALEFIVDNHKVIRAYRFLFCIVAFIGATTTLDIVWNISDTMNGLMAIPNLISLIVLNKVIAESCFDFQENVLPLEKSGIRDSGVSVSDN; this is encoded by the coding sequence ATGAACTTTTCGGAATTGATTTCAACGGTCAATAATTTTGTATGGGGTCCTGTAATGCTGGCTCTATTGATGGGAACGGGAATATTTTTGACAATTCGTCTAAAATTTTTGCCTTGGAGAAACCTTGGTTTCGCGATTAAATCTGTATTCAAGAAGGATAAATCACCCAAATCGAAGGGTGACATTACACCGTTTCAATCTTTAATGACAGCGTTAGCAGCCACAATTGGAACTGGTAATATTGTTGGGGTTGCAACTGCGATGGTTTTAGGGGGGCCAGGTGCTCTTGTCTGGATGTGGATTAGTGCATTGTTTGGTTTATCAACTAAATATGCTGAAAGTGTTCTGGCTGTTAAGTATCGTCATGTGAATGAAGATGGTGAAATGTCAGGTGGTCCAATGTATGCGATGAAGTACGGCTTCAAAAACAAAGCTCTGGGATCGGTGCTGGCGTATTCCTTTGCGTTTTTTGCAGTAATGGCATCTTTTGGAATAGGGAATATGACTCAGGCTAATTCTATAGCGGGAGCTGTTAACAACACATTTGGTGTTGCGCCTTGGATTGTTGGGGCTATTATCACGGTCCTTGCATTAATCGTTTTAATGGGTGGAATCAAAAGCATTGGTCGTGTTTGCGGGGTGATTGTACCTTTTATGGCTGTATTTTATTTTGCAGCTGGGATTTTAGTTATTATTCTGAATATAGAGAATTTACCATCTGGAGTAGCTCAGATTTTCTCAATGGCCTTTTCTTTTCAAGCTGTTAGTGGTGGAATTGGTGGAACTATTATTGCAAGTATGTTATCTGCAATGCGATGGGGAGTTGCCCGAGGAGTCTTTTCCAATGAGGCCGGTCTTGGTTCGGCACCGATTGCAGCTGCGGCAGCTAAAACAGACCATCCGTCACGTCAGGGTTATATCAATATGACAGGTACATTCTTTGATACTTTAGTAGTTTGTACCGTGACTGGCCTTGCAATCGCCTCGTCAGGTGTATTAGGATCTCTTGATGCTGCTGGGGAAGTTGTTATGGGAGCCGACTTGACAATTCAGGCTTTCCAGTCAGCATTAGGTCCAGTCGGTGGCTGGCTAGTTACATTTGGAATTATGCTGTTTGCTTTTTCAACGATTTTAGGTTGGGAATATTATGGTGAAAAGGCTCTGGAGTTTATTGTTGATAACCACAAGGTGATTCGAGCCTATAGATTTCTTTTCTGTATCGTTGCTTTTATCGGTGCAACGACAACATTAGATATTGTCTGGAATATTTCTGATACAATGAATGGTCTAATGGCGATTCCAAACTTAATTTCTTTGATTGTTTTAAATAAAGTAATCGCAGAGTCATGCTTTGATTTTCAGGAAAATGTCCTTCCTTTGGAAAAGTCAGGAATTCGAGATTCAGGTGTTTCAGTTAGTGATAATTAG
- a CDS encoding ABC transporter ATP-binding protein: MSHFVEFKDVIKQYHMGEVTINAANGITFHVDKGEFAIVVGPSGAGKTTVLNILGGMDNCDEGEVIVDDKNVARLSRRELAEYRRYDTGFVFQFYNLIPNLTAVENVELATQICKDPMDAKEALINVGLTERMANFPAQLSGGEQQRVAIARALAKRPKLLLCDEPTGALDYNTGKNILKLLQDTCRSEKMTVILITHNSAITPMADKVILMKNGKVEKSYLNATPLPVDEIEW, encoded by the coding sequence ATGAGTCATTTTGTTGAATTTAAAGACGTTATAAAACAATATCATATGGGGGAAGTGACTATTAATGCCGCGAATGGGATTACTTTTCATGTTGATAAAGGCGAATTTGCTATTGTAGTTGGTCCCAGTGGAGCTGGTAAAACTACGGTGTTAAATATTTTAGGTGGGATGGATAACTGTGATGAAGGTGAAGTTATCGTTGATGATAAAAATGTCGCCCGTCTCAGTAGACGGGAACTGGCAGAATATCGGCGCTATGATACAGGTTTTGTTTTTCAGTTTTATAATTTAATTCCCAATCTTACAGCGGTGGAAAATGTTGAGTTAGCGACTCAGATCTGTAAAGATCCCATGGATGCTAAGGAAGCATTAATCAATGTAGGTCTAACAGAACGAATGGCAAACTTCCCGGCACAGTTATCGGGAGGAGAACAGCAGCGTGTTGCGATTGCCAGAGCACTTGCAAAAAGGCCTAAGTTGCTTTTATGCGATGAACCGACAGGTGCGCTTGATTACAATACAGGTAAAAATATCTTAAAGTTACTTCAGGACACCTGTCGAAGTGAAAAAATGACAGTGATTTTAATTACCCATAATTCGGCAATTACCCCAATGGCTGATAAGGTGATTCTGATGAAAAATGGAAAAGTGGAAAAAAGCTATCTCAATGCGACACCTTTGCCAGTTGATGAAATTGAATGGTAA
- a CDS encoding MFS transporter — protein MITEDQKLKQSKVSMYVIIFIAYFFVNFHRYAGSMSAPVLIEELGFTPTQIGWFGAIFTYCYAFANLPAGILIDKFGSRKLIAFLYIGAAVGTLFLATGSNYAMILIGRALIAAGIAPVYIAACKVIAEWEAPERFSAMNGYLMAFGRAGGIVAATPLALLMASIGWRNTYFVFALISFVIGLAAWILIRDKKEDKIQDGANPFKGLGKLVVQSQYWMLVLFMMAATATVQNIFSNWGGVFLIQGLGYDANTSANVLLLAAVASVTGSFFAGTMVKKTSPRKAVMLGGTILMAGTGILAFFAPVLNQTAVFAIFILMGLAEFYTISTGFSLLRTILPAKFVGTAMGTANFMMWGVGASIIAQLWGMWIPEDYAISGFQTAFTFHMVILFIGLVSVFFVKEKTISALENL, from the coding sequence TTGATAACTGAAGATCAAAAGTTGAAACAAAGCAAGGTTTCAATGTATGTAATTATTTTTATTGCTTATTTTTTTGTAAACTTTCATCGTTATGCAGGAAGTATGTCAGCTCCAGTTCTCATTGAGGAATTGGGTTTTACACCGACTCAAATAGGATGGTTTGGAGCAATTTTTACTTATTGCTATGCTTTTGCAAATTTGCCGGCAGGAATTTTGATTGACAAATTTGGAAGCCGAAAACTAATTGCGTTTTTGTATATTGGGGCAGCAGTGGGTACACTGTTTCTGGCAACTGGCAGTAATTATGCAATGATTCTGATTGGGCGGGCATTAATTGCAGCTGGAATTGCACCAGTATATATAGCTGCTTGTAAAGTAATCGCAGAATGGGAAGCGCCAGAACGTTTCTCGGCCATGAATGGTTATCTTATGGCTTTTGGTCGAGCAGGAGGAATTGTTGCAGCAACCCCGCTTGCTCTTCTTATGGCATCAATTGGCTGGAGAAACACTTACTTTGTGTTTGCCCTGATTTCATTTGTAATTGGATTAGCAGCATGGATACTAATCAGAGATAAAAAGGAAGATAAAATTCAGGATGGTGCTAACCCTTTTAAAGGGTTGGGAAAATTAGTAGTACAAAGCCAATATTGGATGCTTGTTTTATTCATGATGGCAGCAACTGCAACAGTTCAAAATATTTTTTCTAACTGGGGTGGTGTTTTCTTAATTCAAGGATTGGGATATGATGCTAATACATCGGCTAATGTACTATTACTGGCAGCCGTTGCGTCAGTAACCGGATCGTTTTTTGCCGGTACGATGGTCAAGAAAACGTCACCTCGTAAAGCTGTAATGCTGGGGGGCACAATTTTAATGGCAGGAACTGGAATACTGGCTTTTTTTGCTCCAGTTTTAAATCAAACAGCTGTTTTTGCAATATTCATCTTGATGGGTTTGGCAGAATTTTATACCATTTCCACAGGGTTTTCACTTCTTCGTACCATTTTGCCGGCAAAATTTGTTGGGACGGCAATGGGAACAGCAAACTTTATGATGTGGGGTGTTGGAGCTAGTATAATTGCACAACTTTGGGGAATGTGGATACCTGAAGACTATGCTATCAGCGGGTTTCAGACCGCATTTACCTTTCACATGGTCATTCTTTTTATTGGTCTGGTTTCAGTTTTCTTTGTCAAAGAAAAGACAATTTCAGCACTTGAAAACTTATAG